From the genome of Spinacia oleracea cultivar Varoflay chromosome 2, BTI_SOV_V1, whole genome shotgun sequence, one region includes:
- the LOC110778841 gene encoding FH protein interacting protein FIP2 isoform X1, translating to MTPDSPSIVRLNIGGKKFCTTLDTLTQREPDSMLAAMFSGRHTVCQDPGKGYIFVDRDGEHFRHILNWLRDGVIPNLKDSDYAELIREAEYYQLLGLIEGINTASSKRKEEDETSELTRRDIIKCIQSERVKFRGVNLSGLDLSKLDLSYVDFSHASLKDVFFSRANLQCAKFRDVDAEGSIFHNATLRECEFTGANLRGALLAGANLQSANLQDACLIDCSFCGADLRSAHLQSADLTNANLEGANLEGANLKGAKLTNANLKGANLQRAYLRHVNLRETDLEGARLDGANLLGAIR from the exons ATGACTCCCGATTCTCCTTCCATCGTCCGTCTCAACATCG GAGGGAAGAAATTCTGTACAACACTTGATACATTGACGCAACGCGAGCCTGATTCGATGCTCGCGGCGATGTTTAGTGGTCGCCACACTGTTTGTCAAGATCCTGGCAAG GGTTATATCTTTGTAGATAGAGACGGTGAACATTTTCGGCATATTTTGAATTGGCTACGGGATGGTGTGATTCCAAATTTAAAGGACTCCGACTATGCTGAACTAATACGGGAGGCCGAATACTATCAACTACTT GGGCTGATAGAGGGAATAAATACAGCTTCAAGTAAGAGGAAAGAAGAGGATGAGACTTCTGAGCTAACTCGACGAGATATTATCAAGTGCATACAGTCGGAGAGAGTTAAATTTCGAGGGGTGAATCTTTCTGGGCTTGATCTCTCTAAATTG GACCTTTCATATGTGGACTTTAGCCATGCTTCTCTTAAAGATGTATTTTTCTCCCGTGCAAACCTTCAATGCGCAAAATTTCGG GATGTGGATGCTGAAGGTTCTATCTTTCACAATGCTACTTTGCGTGA ATGTGAATTTACTGGGGCAAATCTTCGCGGAGCGTTACTGGCGGGTGCCAACCTGCAGAGTGCAAACCTGCAAG ATGCTTGTTTAATTGATTGTAGTTTCTGTGGAGCAGATCTGCGTTCCGCTCACTTGCAG AGTGCAGATCTTACTAATGCCAACTTAGAGGGAGCCAATTTGGAAGGGGCCAACCTAAAG GGGGCAAAGTTGACCAATGCTAATTTAAAAGGAGCAAATCTTCAGCGAGCTTATTTACGACATGTCAATCTTCGGGAAACA GATTTGGAAGGTGCAAGGCTTGATGGTGCAAACTTGCTTGGAGCAATCCGATGA
- the LOC110778841 gene encoding FH protein interacting protein FIP2 isoform X2 — protein MTPDSPSIVRLNIGGKKFCTTLDTLTQREPDSMLAAMFSGRHTVCQDPGKGLIEGINTASSKRKEEDETSELTRRDIIKCIQSERVKFRGVNLSGLDLSKLDLSYVDFSHASLKDVFFSRANLQCAKFRDVDAEGSIFHNATLRECEFTGANLRGALLAGANLQSANLQDACLIDCSFCGADLRSAHLQSADLTNANLEGANLEGANLKGAKLTNANLKGANLQRAYLRHVNLRETDLEGARLDGANLLGAIR, from the exons ATGACTCCCGATTCTCCTTCCATCGTCCGTCTCAACATCG GAGGGAAGAAATTCTGTACAACACTTGATACATTGACGCAACGCGAGCCTGATTCGATGCTCGCGGCGATGTTTAGTGGTCGCCACACTGTTTGTCAAGATCCTGGCAAG GGGCTGATAGAGGGAATAAATACAGCTTCAAGTAAGAGGAAAGAAGAGGATGAGACTTCTGAGCTAACTCGACGAGATATTATCAAGTGCATACAGTCGGAGAGAGTTAAATTTCGAGGGGTGAATCTTTCTGGGCTTGATCTCTCTAAATTG GACCTTTCATATGTGGACTTTAGCCATGCTTCTCTTAAAGATGTATTTTTCTCCCGTGCAAACCTTCAATGCGCAAAATTTCGG GATGTGGATGCTGAAGGTTCTATCTTTCACAATGCTACTTTGCGTGA ATGTGAATTTACTGGGGCAAATCTTCGCGGAGCGTTACTGGCGGGTGCCAACCTGCAGAGTGCAAACCTGCAAG ATGCTTGTTTAATTGATTGTAGTTTCTGTGGAGCAGATCTGCGTTCCGCTCACTTGCAG AGTGCAGATCTTACTAATGCCAACTTAGAGGGAGCCAATTTGGAAGGGGCCAACCTAAAG GGGGCAAAGTTGACCAATGCTAATTTAAAAGGAGCAAATCTTCAGCGAGCTTATTTACGACATGTCAATCTTCGGGAAACA GATTTGGAAGGTGCAAGGCTTGATGGTGCAAACTTGCTTGGAGCAATCCGATGA